In Leishmania donovani BPK282A1 complete genome, chromosome 28, the genomic stretch ACATGCAGACGGTCGACGAGGCGCGCTCCAAGGCACTGCGCGGCGAGATCGACGAGCTGTCGCGCGAGACCGGCAACGCGGCcaaggcggcgaaggagaagcTCGACGCGATGTCCAAGAACACGGCCAAGCTGAAGAGCGTGCCGGACAGCGTGCACGCCAACAGCGCCATCATCCGCATCGAGGAGAACCAGTACACGCACCTCGTGCTGAAGCTGGCGATGGCCATGGCCGAGTACCAGCGTCAGCAGTCCGCCAACGAGGCCTACTACAaggcgcagacgcagcggcagatcAAGATCAAGTACACCAACcccgacggcagcgccatcgacgactcgacagcggcgcagctggcagaGCAGGTGATGGAGAACGACACGTCTAGCTACATCTTCCAGCAGAGCAAGGAGGTACTCGCCTCCATCATCGAGACGCGCAACGACATCTACCGCATCGAGCAGTCCATGCGTGACCTGAACCAGCTCTTCAACGACCTAGCCTTCTTGGTGAACGAGCAGGGTGAGCTCATGGACGTGATTCTCGCCAATGTGCAACAGAGCACCCGGTATGTGGAGAAGGGtcgtgcggcgctgaagaaggcgcGTCGGTATCAAAAGAAGAGC encodes the following:
- a CDS encoding Qa-SNARE protein, with the protein product MDELQQKHTENMQTVDEARSKALRGEIDELSRETGNAAKAAKEKLDAMSKNTAKLKSVPDSVHANSAIIRIEENQYTHLVLKLAMAMAEYQRQQSANEAYYKAQTQRQIKIKYTNPDGSAIDDSTAAQLAEQVMENDTSSYIFQQSKEVLASIIETRNDIYRIEQSMRDLNQLFNDLAFLVNEQGELMDVILANVQQSTRYVEKGRAALKKARRYQKKSRKKLICVLVCGVTIVALFVVVGVLAATIKIP